The Pontibacter korlensis sequence TAGGCTGAGGCTTCTTTATTTTAGTAAAAAGGCTGAGGATTTCTGCGCTAGTGACAATTTACTTCTTAAAGCGATCAGCAACAACCAGCTCCTTAGTGCCGTGTGTCCAGGAGTAGAAACCTTGGCCTGACTTCACGCCTTTGTGGCCTGCCTGCACCATATTTACCAGTAGCGGACAAGGAGCGTACTTTGGATTGCCAAAGCCATCATGAAGTACATTCAGGATGGAAAGACAAACATCCAGCCCAATAAAGTCTGCAAGTTGCAGTGGCCCCATGGGATGAGCCATACCCAACTTCATGATGGTGTCTATTTCTTCAACACCGGCTACACCTTCATATAGAGAGTAAATGGCTTCATTTATCATGGGCATCAGGATGCGGTTTGCAACGAAGCCTGGATAGTCATTTGCTTCAGCCGGTATTTTACCTAGTTGTTTCGACAGCTCCATTACCTGTTGCGTAACTTCGTCAGTAGTTGAGTAACCACGAATTACCTCTACCAGCTTCATAACCGGTACAGGGTTCATAAAGTGCATGCCAATCACTTTTCCCGGGCGGCTAGTTGCCGAAGCGATTTTAGTTATAGAAATGGAAGAGGTATTAGAGGCAAGTATGGCTTCTGGCTTCGTAAAACTGTCAAGGTCGCGGAAGATCTTAAGCTTAAGGTCTACATTTTCTGTAGCAGCCTCTACTACTAAATCTGCATCTTTTACACCATCTTGTATAGTTGTGTGGGTGGTGATGTTGTTCAGCGTCTGCTGCTTTTGCTCCTCGCTCAGGTTGCCCTTAGTAATTATACGGTCTAAGTTTTTGGAGATAGTGGTAAGTGCTTTCTGCAGGGCTTCTTCGGAAATATCTACAAGTGAAACAGGGAATCCGTTCTGGGCAAATACGTGGGCAATTCCGTTACCCATTGTGCCAGAACCTATTACTGCAACTTTTTTCATAGGTTGATAAAGTATCTGTCTGTTTTATAAGTATACAAAGCTAGTAAGATTATACTTAAGCTACGGAAAAGGTGTGGTTTATCTTTAAAATATTATAAATGTGAATCAAGAACATTCACCCTTCTATAAGCTTGAAAAGTAGGAAAATGACAGAAACAGTGAAATGGCATGGGGGTAGAGTTTTGGTGTTTTATCGACGTAAACATTTGACCATTAAGCTTTTGGTTTAGTGGTGTTAAAGTGGGTAATATAAAAACATTACTATTGAAATAGAAAATAATTGTTAAATATAAATCCTTTGCTATAGAGCTTCGTAAAAGCTAAAAATTGAAAATGCAAAAAGGGTGGGTGGGCTTATAAACTACCTGCTCATTAAACTGAACACAAACAAAAACTATGGGAAATTTACTTTATATCATCGCCGTAGTGCTGGTGATTTTTTGGTTAATCGGGTTTATTGGGTTCCCGGATGCCGTTGGCGGAATAATTCATGTGCTGCTTGTATTAGCAGTAATTGCGGTGCTTTTGCGCCTCATTAGAAGTGCTTAACCCGCAGCAAATATTTACGTTATAAATAGAAAAATCAACTCAAACACTATAAATAGACAAAACTATGGGAAATTTATTGTATATTATAGCTGTAGTACTCGTGATCATCTGGCTCATTGGTTTCTTAGGATTCCCTGATGCTGTAGGTGGTCTGATACACATCCTACTTGTAATCGCAATTATTGTGGTACTTCTTCGCCTGATACGGGGCTGACAGTAATACTACTATAAAATAAAAGGGGCTGCCAAAATGAATGGCAGCCCCTTTTTTATACTTATACCTTTCTCTTACCTGTTTGTGAAGGGTATGTTGAAACCTATCCTAATTACAGGGTTACTGTATGGGTTGATAGGATCGTCATTACCGTTGTACAAGACAAGCAAGTCAAAAAAGCCTTTGGAGGAAATCCTCTGTCGATAGCCTAAGCCGACTAAGGGCATCGACAAACCAGTCCGGTCGGTCCGGCGCCTGCCAGTTACATCAAAGTATGGCACGGCTATACTTAAGCTTTCTATCTCGGCGTGTGCCAATACAGCTCCATCACCGATGTTAAACATCTCTAGCTGGCCAAATACACGGCCACCGTAGTGATGTAGGTTAAACCCGTCGCCACTTTCGTAGTGGTACACGCCGCCCACACCTGCATATAGCTTTGGAGTGATAGCATAGCTAATAGTCGGAAGCAACGAGATGGTAGTAAATGTACCGAACTGTAAACCAAAACTACCTCCAAAGTATAGCTTATCGATAAAGCGTAGCTGCTCTTCAGGCTGCTCCTCTTCTTTTTCATTGCGTTGAACCACTTCCGGCTGAGACTGTTCCTTTACCTTCGGCTGCTGCTGTGGCCTTTGTTGCTCTACAGGAGCCGGAGGCCCGGTAGGCAGTTCAGGTTTGCGGTACACCGTATCAGGTACCTGTGCAGCAGTGTCTGTGCTAGATAGCAGCAAGAACAACAACAGTGGCAATAAAACAAGTGTGAGGAGGCGCGCGTGCGTCAGCATGGTTCTGTCCAAATGGTTTAGCTTATACTACGGCTGTGGCATACATTTTTTTACGCAATTCTTTTATCGCCTCATCCGACAAGTACTCCTCATAAGTCATGCGCTTATCTATAATGCCATTAGGTGTTAACTCTATAATACGGTTAGCAATGGTATCCACAAACTGTAAGTCGTGCGACGAGAACAAGATAGTTCCATCAAAATCACGTAGCGAGTTGTTCAGTGCCTGAATAGACTCCAGGTCCAAGTGGTTGGTTGGCTCGTCAAATACCAGCACGTTACCGGACTGTAGCATCATACGTGAGAACATACAACGAACCTTTTCACCTCCTGACAGTACGTTTGCCTTCTTCAGAGACTCCTCTCCGGAGAACAGCATGCGGCCTAAGAAACCACGGATAAAGCTTTCATCTTTTTCCACTGAGTACTGACGCAGCCAGTCTACCAGGTTCAGGTCAGTATCAAAAAACTCCTGGTTATCCTTAGGGAAGAAAGAAGCGGTGATGGTTGTACCCCATTTAAACTCGCCACCATCTGCCTGCTCTTCTTCGAACAAAATCTTGAAGAACGATGAGGCGGCTAGGTCATTACGTCCAATCACAGCTATTTTATCACCTTTATCAACCATAAAGCTGATATCAGTGAAGATAGGCTGTCTGTCTACATACTTGCTCAGGTTCTCTACGTTCAGGATCTGGTTACCAGCTTCACGCTCAGGTTTGAAGGCGATGTACGGGTACTTACGAGAAGAAGGTTTGATATCCTCAACTGTTAGCTTCTCTAGTAATTTAGCACGCGAAGTAGCCTGCTTCGATTTAGAGGCGTTGGCGCTAAAACGGCGGATGAACTCCTCCAGCTCCTTACGCTTGTCTTCCACTTTTTTATTGGCATCAGAGCGCTGCTTTGATGCAAGTTGGCTAGACTCATACCAGAAGGAGTAGTTACCGGCGTACATCTGGATTTTACCAAAGTCAATATCGGCTACGTGTGTACACACGGCATCCAGGAAGTGGCGGTCGTGCGATACCACAATTACGGTATTAACGAAGTTGTCCAGGAAGTTCTCTAACCACATGATAGATTCAGCATCTAAGTGGTTAGTAGGCTCATCAAGCAATAGAATGTCTGGGTTACCGAACAGAGCCTGCGCCAGGAGAACACGTACTTTCTCGCTACCGCTTAGGTCCTTCATCAGGGAGTGGTGGAGGTCTTCGCTAATGCCCAGGCCACTCAAGAGTTCGGCTGCCTCGTACTCGGCATTCCAGCCTTCCAAATCAGCGAATTCGCCTTCCAGTTCAGCGGCACGAATACCGTCTTCCTCGTTAAAATCAGGCTTGGCATAAATAGCATCCTTTTCTTCCATAATGCCCCAAAGGCGCTTGTGGCCCATGATAACAGTTTGAAGGGCAGGGTACTCGTCATATTCAAAGTGGTTCTGCTTCAATACTGCAAGGCGAGCGTTGGCAGGAATTTCCACTGTACCGGTGTTAGGATCTATATCACCGGATAATATTTTCAGGAATGTTGATTTACCAGCACCGTTGGCTCCAATAAGGCCATAACAGTTGCCGGGTGTGAATTTGATGGTTACATCTTCAAATAATGTGCGCTTGCCATAAGACAGGCTGACATTGTTCGTACTAATCATAAAGGCTTAGGTATAAGTATGATGTTAGATTTGGCTGTAAAGCTACAAAATAAATATGTTGTTTGGCGTCCTCTATGCTTTTCGTGCCTATAAAGAATAGGTTAAGCTTTTTCGCATCTAATTAAGACACAGCCATTTTTGATCACTAATCTTAAAAAAACATGGCCAAACCACAACGCCACTGCACTAACTTAGGTATATAGTTTTAATAATATTCGACACCACATCATTGTTAATTGTGCGTAAGTCGGTGCAGGACACTTAGATATTTAACCATCAATAGTGCCAAACTGTTCATTTTAAGGTAATTGATTGATAAATCTTTAAACTAAAGTATAATATGGCATCTCCTAAGGTAACTTATCAGAAGGTCTCTATTAAGTATGGGATACTGGTAGGCATTGCCCACATAGCTTTCTTTCTGTTAATGTGGGCGCTTGGGCTTACAGACATTGTTGAGCTATCCTTTATTAGCGGAATATTCTTAGTTATCGGCATTTGTGTGGCAATCTCCAATTTCAAACGCGCTAAGAATGGTTTGATTGAGTATTTTCAGGGCCTGGCGATAGGGGCTACAGTGGGTGCGGTGTCTTCGGCATTACTGGCGCTGTTTCTAATGCTGTTTCTGAGCATAGCTGATCAGGAGTACTTAAGTACGCTACAGGCAAGTTCTTTATTCCCAGAGAGTCTCAGCCGATTAGTGCTGTTTGTCCTAACCATTGTGTATGGCACGGTACCTGGCTTATGGGTTGCATTTATTGCAATGCAATGGTTCAAACGGCCTGAGCATACTATGGCAGACTAAACCTTAAGAATACGAGTGTCGGTAGAAAAAATTGCATTCCTTAAACTACGCTAGCAACTATGGAAAAGATTGGCCTGAAGTACGGGCTATTGACAGCTGCAGGGCTTATGGCATACTTTTTACTGATGAAGCTGCTCGGACTAGTGCATATTGTAGAGCTACGCTTTTTGAATGGTGTAATTATGGCGGTGGGTATAGTGTTCGCCCTGAAGGCATATAAAAAGTTTGCACAGGGCCAGGTGGCATACTTCAAAGGCTTAGGTACAGGCCTTATAACAGCGGTAGTCGCAACTGTGTTGTTTGCCTCTTTCATGGTGATTTATGTTAAAACGGCAGGTGAGGCTATGATTGAAATGCTCTCAGCTGAACGTTACTTTGGAGAGCGGGTAGAGTCAACTCCTGGAGTCGTTATTTTCTCAGTGCTGATGCTGGAAGGCATTATTTCCGGGTTTATGATCTGTTTTATCGCCATGCAGTGGTTTAAGCAGCGACAGCACAAATTTCCAGGTGCACCCTAATCTGAATTACATATAGAAAGTAATCCTAAACAGAAGAGCCAGCTATCAAAATAGCTGGCTCTTCTGTTTAGGGGCTGATGTATCTTTACTTAACGATGCTGTCCGGGCGTTGAATAACTTGTACCACTACCTCATGGAGATCTCCTTCCTTGTCTTCAAGCTTAAAAATAACCATAGGGTTGTCTGCATCATGAATTGATTTCGTGTCTATAACCCGCTCACCCTCATCTAGCTTCGTTTCTACTTGTTCTGTTAGCTCTCTTATGGCTTTTGCGAAATTCACTTCCAGTTTACTGGGGTTGTAAAATCTTGTCCTCATGTTATAAAAGTTATAAAGGGGCCTTTAAAATTGAAAAGTGCCGCAGTTGTACGTGCAAAAAAGTCCTATTAAGGATTCTATATATTAGGTATACCTCATAAAGAAGGTATTGTTGCGAAAGAAAGCGGGTATTTAGTTAAAGAATGCTCCTTGAAGACTTGTAGAGCAGATGCTTCTTATTGTTAAAAAAAAATTCCAAATAAATAACAATATAATATAATAAATACTGAATCTTCTTAAACTTCTGTAGAAGTTGTACGTTAAACAGGCTAAAGAATAAACCTAACTTAAGATTTACGTGCAACACATTTTACAATGAAAAAATCTTTACTATTACTTGTAATGCTGTTGATAGGCTCAGCGAGCTATGCCCAGCGTCTGCATGTTACAGACGATGCCCTGGATATAGCGGTGCTGTCGATGGAGGTGGATGGACCGGCAATGGCAAGTATGGAAATGAGGCAGGAGCTTAACCTGACAGAGGAGCAGTATACACAAGTGGCTCAGCTGAATCAAAGCCGCTACCAGCAACTGCAGCAGGCGGAAGTTACTTTTGCCCATGACCCATCTATGAGAAACAGAGAGTTCATAAACATACACTCCAAAAATGACAAAGAGCTGAAGGCAGTATTAACGCCACAACAGCTTAGGGAGTACCAGGAACTGGAAGGTAGGATGCACCTGCAAATGATATCTGAAAAAGAGGAGTAATAACCTTTGATAAGCAAAACACAAAAGCCCGAACTATTCGGGCTTTTGTGTTTCTACAGGTTTATAATAAGTGATTTCTGATACCTTACCTAAAGAGTTTATCCTTACCTGCACCCGGTTTGCCTCCGACAGCTCGTTACGGCTATCACATTGGGTGCCCGGCTCTATGTAGTA is a genomic window containing:
- a CDS encoding 3-hydroxyacyl-CoA dehydrogenase family protein is translated as MKKVAVIGSGTMGNGIAHVFAQNGFPVSLVDISEEALQKALTTISKNLDRIITKGNLSEEQKQQTLNNITTHTTIQDGVKDADLVVEAATENVDLKLKIFRDLDSFTKPEAILASNTSSISITKIASATSRPGKVIGMHFMNPVPVMKLVEVIRGYSTTDEVTQQVMELSKQLGKIPAEANDYPGFVANRILMPMINEAIYSLYEGVAGVEEIDTIMKLGMAHPMGPLQLADFIGLDVCLSILNVLHDGFGNPKYAPCPLLVNMVQAGHKGVKSGQGFYSWTHGTKELVVADRFKK
- a CDS encoding lmo0937 family membrane protein, which produces MGNLLYIIAVVLVIFWLIGFIGFPDAVGGIIHVLLVLAVIAVLLRLIRSA
- a CDS encoding lmo0937 family membrane protein, which codes for MGNLLYIIAVVLVIIWLIGFLGFPDAVGGLIHILLVIAIIVVLLRLIRG
- a CDS encoding ABC-F family ATP-binding cassette domain-containing protein, which codes for MISTNNVSLSYGKRTLFEDVTIKFTPGNCYGLIGANGAGKSTFLKILSGDIDPNTGTVEIPANARLAVLKQNHFEYDEYPALQTVIMGHKRLWGIMEEKDAIYAKPDFNEEDGIRAAELEGEFADLEGWNAEYEAAELLSGLGISEDLHHSLMKDLSGSEKVRVLLAQALFGNPDILLLDEPTNHLDAESIMWLENFLDNFVNTVIVVSHDRHFLDAVCTHVADIDFGKIQMYAGNYSFWYESSQLASKQRSDANKKVEDKRKELEEFIRRFSANASKSKQATSRAKLLEKLTVEDIKPSSRKYPYIAFKPEREAGNQILNVENLSKYVDRQPIFTDISFMVDKGDKIAVIGRNDLAASSFFKILFEEEQADGGEFKWGTTITASFFPKDNQEFFDTDLNLVDWLRQYSVEKDESFIRGFLGRMLFSGEESLKKANVLSGGEKVRCMFSRMMLQSGNVLVFDEPTNHLDLESIQALNNSLRDFDGTILFSSHDLQFVDTIANRIIELTPNGIIDKRMTYEEYLSDEAIKELRKKMYATAVV
- a CDS encoding DUF4199 family protein yields the protein MASPKVTYQKVSIKYGILVGIAHIAFFLLMWALGLTDIVELSFISGIFLVIGICVAISNFKRAKNGLIEYFQGLAIGATVGAVSSALLALFLMLFLSIADQEYLSTLQASSLFPESLSRLVLFVLTIVYGTVPGLWVAFIAMQWFKRPEHTMAD
- a CDS encoding DUF4199 domain-containing protein; translation: MEKIGLKYGLLTAAGLMAYFLLMKLLGLVHIVELRFLNGVIMAVGIVFALKAYKKFAQGQVAYFKGLGTGLITAVVATVLFASFMVIYVKTAGEAMIEMLSAERYFGERVESTPGVVIFSVLMLEGIISGFMICFIAMQWFKQRQHKFPGAP